A region from the Benincasa hispida cultivar B227 chromosome 10, ASM972705v1, whole genome shotgun sequence genome encodes:
- the LOC120088881 gene encoding UDP-glycosyltransferase 86A2-like produces MICFRRTEVGAGHTIQNHFGRLAGWIRPVSEPDQFMGSLLHVFSAHAEEELEKIVRTASDGGGPAVSCLIADTFFVWPSKVAKKFDLLYVSFWTEPALVFTLYYHLNLLRKNRHFACQDIREDAIDYIPGVPTINPQDTMSYLQETDTTSVCHQIIFAAFQDVRGADFVLCNTVQDIENDTVSALQAQIPFYTIGPIFPPGFTKSSVATSLWAESDCTHWLNSKPHGSVLYVSFGSYAHVTKTDLTEIAHGLSLSGVHFIWVLRPDIVSSNDTDPLPIGFRKEVADRSMIVPWCHQNQVLAHPAIGGFLTHCGWNSILESIWCNVPLLCFPLLTDQFTNRKLVVEDWTVGINLKDGRQMIKKEKVAEKINRLMDGKSGSQFKAAVREVKRKLEDAVKPNGSSDKAMNQFINDLKVAISNKFERVKTISIGF; encoded by the exons ATGATTTGTTTCCGGCGTACGGAAGTCGGGGCTGGACATACGATACAGAACCATTTCGGACGGCTTGCCGGTTGGATTCGACCGGTCTCTGAACCCGACCAGTTTATGGGGTCGTTGTTGCATGTGTTTTCGGCCCACGCGGAGGAGGAGTTGGAGAAGATTGTGAGAACGGCGTCGGATGGCGGAGGCCCGGCGGTGAGTTGTCTGATAGCGGATACGTTCTTTGTATGGCCGTCGAAAGTGGCCAAGAAGTTTGATTTGCTTTATGTTTCGTTCTGGACCGAACCGGCTTTGGTTTTTACGCTGTATTATCACTTGAACCTTCTACGCAAGAACCGCCATTTTGCTTGCCAAG ATATTCGAGAGGACGCCATAGATTACATACCTGGGGTACCTACAATCAATCCACAAGATACGATGTCGTATTTACAAGAAACCGATACGACGTCGGTTTGTCACCAAATCATATTCGCAGCATTTCAGGACGTTAGAGGTGCAGATTTCGTGTTATGCAACACCGTACAAGACATCGAAAACGATACCGTTTCGGCTCTCCAAGCCCAAATCCCATTCTACACCATCGGACCCATTTTCCCACCTGGATTCACCAAAAGCTCGGTCGCAACCAGCCTATGGGCCGAGTCCGACTGCACCCACTGGCTCAACTCCAAACCCCACGGCTCAGTCCTCTACGTTTCATTCGGAAGCTACGCCCACGTCACCAAAACCGACCTCACCGAAATAGCCCATGGGCTTTCATTAAGTGGGGTCCATTTCATTTGGGTGCTCCGACCCGATATCGTCAGCTCAAACGATACCGACCCATTACCCATTGGATTCAGGAAGGAGGTTGCTGACCGTTCGATGATCGTGCCATGGTGTCATCAAAATCAAGTGCTGGCCCACCCTGCAATCGGAGGGTTCTTAACTCACTGTGGATGGAACTCGATTTTGGAAAGTATTTGGTGTAATGTACCGTTGTTGTGTTTCCCTTTGCTTACGGATCAGTTCACGAATCGGAAATTAGTGGTGGAGGATTGGACGgttgggattaatttgaaaGATGGACGGCAGAtgataaagaaggaaaaagttgcgGAGAAGATTAACCGTCTGATGGATGGAAAATCAGGGAGTCAGTTTAAAGCTGCGGTTAGAGAAGTGAAGAGGAAATTGGAAGATGCTGTGAAACCCAATGGATCGTCGGATAAAGCTATGAACCAATTTATCAACGATCTCAAAGTCGCTATCTCAAATAAATTTGAACGGGTGAAAACAATAAGCATTGGGTTCTAG
- the LOC120089516 gene encoding SNF1-related protein kinase regulatory subunit beta-3 — MNNLCSEDSDQNTVVGFEVPKSPDSTYNNVYVGSEDEARDPPLVPPHLQHTLLSQPASRDAGETLPLPQNVILNHLFIENRETPRSVVALGFTHRFHSKYVTVVLYKPVHRRGSSRA, encoded by the exons ATGAACAACCTTTGCTCTGAAGATAGT GATCAGAACACTGTAGTGGGTTTTGAAGTCCCAAAGTCCCCCGATTCAACCTATAATAATGTATATGTTGGGAGCGAAGACGAGGCACGTGATCCACCACTTGTCCCGCCTCATTTGCAGCACACCCTACTCAGCCAGCCAGCGAGTAGAGATGCTGGTGAAACCCTTCCATTGCCACAGAATGTGATTCTCAACCATCTTTTTATCGAAAACCGGGAGACTCCACGTTCCGTTGTGGCTCTTGGATTCACACATCGTTTTCATTCAAAATATGTCACGGTTGTGCTTTACAAACCAGTTCATAGAAGAGGAAGTAGCAGGGCTTAG